aataaatattttaaaaaattgacagaacaacagacactacagaaatacaaaagaaaattagaaattattttgaaaacttatactccaatgaaacagaaaatatcaaaggtattgacaaatttctagagtcatataatttgcccaaaatgaatcaggatgatatacacaatttaaacagatcaatttcaagtgatgaatagaagatgccatcaaaagtctaccagccaagaaaagcccagaactggatggatacacagccaagttctacaagacctttaaagaagaattaataacaatactcttcaatttatttcaagaaatagagagggagcacttccaaactcatttctataaggccaatatcaccctgattccaaaaccaggcaaagaaacatccaaaaaaaaaaaaaaaacacttcagatcaatatctctaatgaacatggatgtaaaaattctcaataaaattctggcaaatcacatacaaaaacatatcaaaagggcttgggatgtggctcaagcagtagcgtgctcacctggcctgcgtgtggcctgggttcaatcctcagcaccacatacaaataaagatgttgtgtccactgaaaactaaaaaataaatattttttaaaaattctctctctctctctctctctctcaaaaaaaaaaaatatatcaaaaagattgtgcaccacgatcaagtggggttcatcccagggattcaaggttggtttaacatccagaaatcaataaatgtaattcatcacatcaatagacttaaagataagaataatatgatcatctcattagatgcagaaaaagcatttgacaaaatacagcaccgctTTATGgtccaaacactagaaaaactagggataacaggaacatatctcaacatcataaaagctatctaagctaagccccaggccaacatcattctaaatggagaaaaattgaaagcattccctgtaaaaactggaacaagacagggatgctctctttcgccacttctatttaacatagttcttgaaacactggccagagcaactagacagatgaaagaaattaaagggatacacataggaaaagaagaactcaaattggcactatttgctgatgtaTGATTCTATCCCTAGAAGACCCTAGAAGttccacaagaaaacttctataactagtaaattaattcagcaaagtagcatgatttaaaatcaatacccatatatcaaaggcatttctgtatatcagtgacaaatcatcagaaagggaaatgagaaaaactaccccatttacaatagcctcaaaagacacacacacacaaaaaaaaaatacttgggaatcaacttaactaaacaattttaaaaatctatataatgaaaattacagaaccctaaagaaagaagtcaaagaagaccttagaagatgaaaagatctaccttgctcttggataggcagaattaatattatcaaaatggccatacttctaaaagcactatacagatttaatgcaattccaatcaaaatcccaaagaaattcctcatagaaatagaaaaagcaatcatgaaattcatctggcaaaataagagacccagaatagctaaagcaatccttagcaggaagagttaagcaggtggcatcactataccacaTCTTACACTGCCCTTCAGAgcgatagtaacaaaaacagcatggtattggcaccaaaacagactacaatggtacagaatagaggacacagagactaacccacaaaattacaattatcttatattagacaaaggtgccaaaaacacgcactggggaaaagatagcctcttcaacaactggtgctgggaaaactggaaatccatatgcaacaaaataaaattaaacccctaaactctcaccatgcacaaaactcaactcaaaatggatcaaggacttaggaatacaaccagagaccctgcatctaatagaagaaaaagtaggccttaatctccataatgttggattaggccccaacttccttaaataagactcctgtggcacaagaattaaaatcaagaatcagtaaatggggcCGACTcagactaaaaagtttcttctcagcaaaagaaacaatcaatgaggtgaatagagagcctacatcttgggagaaaatctttacatgtcacatatcagataaagcactaatctctagggtatataaagaatttaaaaagctaagcaccaaaaaaaataaataaataaataacccaatcaataaatgggccaaggacctgagcagacacttctcagaagatgatatacaatcaatcaacaaatatatgaaaaaatgttcatcatcactagcaattagagaaatgcaaatcaaaaccactctataTTTCAtaatctcactccattcagaatggtagctattatgaagacaaacaacaataagtgttggtgaggatgtggggaaaaggtacactcatacactgctcgtaggactgcaaattggtgcagccaatatggaaagtagtatggagatttcttggaaaaataggaatagaaccaccatttgacccagctatccctctcctcggtctatccccaaaggacttaaaaacagcatactacagggacacagccacatcaatgtttatagcagcacaattcacaatagctaaactgtggaaccaatctagatgcccttcagtagatggattaaaaaaatgtggcatatatacacaatggaatattactcagcaataaaagaataaaatcatggcatttgcaggtaaatggatggagctagagaagataatgctaagtgaagttagccaatccccccaaaaaaaaagcctaatgttttctttgatatagagaggctgattcatagtggaatagggagaaagagcataggaggaatacactctagatagggcagaggggttggaagggaagggagggggcatggggttataaatggtggtggaatgtacagatcattattatccaaagtacatgtatgaagacacgaattggtgtgaatattttatatacaaccagagatatgaaaaattgtgctctatatgtgtaataagaattgtaatgcattccgctatcatacataaatttttaaaaattatgtaagaaGCTATGTGTaagtatatgcaaatactatactttatttaagggacttgagcacctcATGACTTGATATGGTATTTTGATATCCATGAGAAGTCCTGGAACAAAGCCCCACTGAGCGATGACTACagacatgtatacacacacacatatatatatatatgtacatacctgactgtatatgtgtgtgtgtgcgtgtgtgtatgtatatatttcttgcCACAAGTCAACTACAAATTTAGCTTTAAACTTTCTAAAAGTCAACACATAAAAGAGGTCTTGTTTATATAGCACAgtgaatttcagataaaatgAAGCCAACTCCACAGAAACATAAAAGACAAGGTAAAATTTTCTCCCAGAAGTTCTGTAACAAAGGATATCTTTTTTGAACTGTTGTTATACATAGGATTCTCATTACCCTCAGTGTAAATATTACTATAATCCCTAGATCCAAGGTGATAAGACTGATACTGTGAATTGATACCATATCAAAACATAACTTCATAAACACAAATTCTATAGAAAGGAAGACAGTGTCAAATGAATACCTTCTTAGTATTCTACTTACTGATTTGCCTTAAATTACAGGGTAAATTTTAGAGTATTTATGAAATACTTGAATAATGCTCAGAAAATACTGTTTTTCTCAACTGATCAAAGAGTCAGTAAGTGCTGCAGACAATGTCTATAAAATGTGGCTTGCTTGGAAGCAGATTTAGCAAGGAATGAAATACTTAAGAGTTTCTACGATCTGCCAAGAGAGGTCTAGCTCACTACTGAGGAGACAGATAATGCTCCATCCCCACCCCTTGAAGAAGCTTCTGAGCCAAAGAAGGACAGATGCAGAGAACAGAGCCCCTAACCTAGCCAATGGCAGGTAGGGCGGGGGGCGGGAGAGGGGCGCCTCTGGGGATAGAGTTCAGTTGGCAgagtcttgcctagcatgcacaaggccctgggttcaacccccagcaccaccaaagcaaacaacaaaaaacctagccaAGCGGGAAGCACAGGAAGGTCTGCAGTAGCTTAGAGGAAGAGTAGCGGGTCGGAGGAGGGGAGTGGCACCTCAGGGGAGTGTGAAAGCCTCTAGTGTCAAGTGATGCCTTGGAACACCTAAGATCTACggtggatgggggggggggggaaacagagTGGAATAAGTGGGTGACAAAAGAAACTGCATTTTATCCTCCCATCACAAAGCACTCGCATCGCCATTGCTTCAGAGCTTATTGAAGCCGCTTTTTAGACATTCCCCGCAAAAACGAAACTGGCAGATCCAGCAGGACCTTCCAGGAAAACCAACTACCCGGACCCTTCCCACCTTCACAGTACTCCCTACAGAGGCGCTAGCGTCAGTGCGCAAGCGCTCTGCATGACCTAGAAGGCCCCGCCCGGAGAGCGAAAGCTAGTAATTCCGGGTTGTTACCAGAGTTCCGCTCTAGCCGCCAAGCTTCCGTTTCTCTACTGCTCTCCGTTGAAGATGCCCGGAACTGGGAAGCGGCTGGGGGCGGGCCATCCGGGACAGGGGCGCGTGGGGGAGGCAGGTCAGGACCAGGTAAGGCTGTCGGTGACTTGTGGGGCTCTGCAGATATAGCGGCGATGACTCGGGAGTTCCTGCGGGGTCTCCAGTCCCAGGAAGAGGACCAGTCCATCTCTCTAGTGACCATTTCTCTAGGTTTCTCGTGTATCTCACAAACACCTCGGCCTTTTCTGGCTCCTGTTGGGGAATTTACCAAATGAAGGACGCCAGCGTTTTTGCTGCCGTAATTTCCTCTCCGGCGCAGTTAACTCTGTGGCAGATTAGTTAGCAGATGCTTGGTTCGCTTTCTCTGCTCTCCAGATCGCCGACTGCATCGCAGCTTGGCGGGTGGGTgctgattatttttattaccCTTTTAGGAAAATTTTTGTGCACCACTCCACTGATCCAGGTGTCAGTTGACCTGACACTACTATAGTTTCCATCCCAGGGAGGGGCGATCCAGTCAGACAGAGGGGACCCCGAGTTATTCTTGCTGAGTCGAATAAAGCCAACATATTCACTGCCGTCCATGCCACTACGATTTAGTAAAATAATAGGTACCGGGCACTGCGCTGTGGCCCAGGCcggtaatcccagctgctcgggagtcttgggcaggaggatcgcaagttcaaagccagcctctgcaacttagctgggacctaagcaacttagcgagaccctgtctccaaaaataaaaaggcggGAGATTTGGTTCAGTtattaagcgcccctgggttcaacccccctgaacctaaaaataatataatcGGTACTGGGCATTAAGAATAATAAAGCATTCCCATTGGGTTGTTTTTCTGTGATGACACGTGAGCACAGTGTGTGCACGTACCTGGGATCCCCGTGAGTGAGCATTGTGCCATACATTTTGCATTGTCAGCCTCACAATTCAGAGAGGTGCCTGATGGTCGCCATTTAGTAGGTGAGAGAACCGAGAGACTAGGAATAAGGACTACTATAAAAAGACATGGCTAGGCAAGAGTCCAACTAGCTGGTGCTTTATGCTAAGCAATAGTTTTTGAGAAACTGGAGAAGACTTTCTTCCCAGCAATAAACACACGTGCACATTTCAGCATACaactttaaatattcaaaaacagGCATATCCAGATTAAAAACTCCTGCACTTCATTTTcacctttgaaaaagaaaagtctaaTTCAAAAccagttattaaaataaaactgatgtTTTAAATGCATCAGACTTATTGAAAGATCAGAGCATCTGGCATTTTTGTGTCAAAAATATGGAAATTGTCTTGTGTGGACCTAAATTGTTTTGCTTAGCATATTTGAGTGTTTTTTCTCAGCCTTTTCAAttccagttatttttttctccatactgTAATTTTCTTTAGATCTCATTTAAAGAAAAGTACCATTTCAAAGTGACTATTTTGTATCCCCAAAGAATGGTTTTATGTGAATCAAAATATAATTGACATGTaaattatttaccttttattttaatatcaaaacaGGGCCATCATATTCTTTATCTTTTAAGAGAATTTTGAAAGATTCTATAAGGAATCATGAGGGTCCTAAAAAGGACCAaggcttttgaattttttaatatttgaagctAGTAAAAAGCAGCAGTTTGTCTTAGGACCTGTACTTATGCACAGCAAAACCTTTTatcctgtttgttttgttttgtttaaaaagtatACCAAGCTCCTCTGTCATTCTCCATCAAAGATGTGTATGTTGGGCTTTGTGGATGAAAACTATAAGGCAGTGGTCATTTTCTCCCTGTTTTGCAGGTGATTCTTTGCTTCCAGTAAAGGACCTAGATTTGAAGAGGCTTATTCCCTTTTCTGTCATAAATTTTTTAGGATTTAGTTTTTGTTATATAACTATGTACCAATGGATTataatctgacattattacctaTGAGTTATGTTTCCCAGTAACCTGCTTCGTGTAAAGTGGGCATGGAGATAACAGCCTTCTGTGATAACTTAGCCTCAGTAAGTCCCTGCCTCCTCTTTGCTACCTGTCAGTTTACCAAAGTGCTGGTCCCTCCCCTTGTTTCTCTGGCTGTCTGGCTTTGTAAGTGAGGAGATCATTCCAGGGAGGTACAAGTATAACAGGATGGAGATTTTCCCCCCATGATTAAGTGAGGACAAGTAATcaacaaaatgtgtgtgtgtgtgtgtgtgtgtgtgtaataacaCCAAACTTACGAAGACATTTagagtttttccttttatttttctttttagttactatttattgagtgccaCTGTCTTACTCATTTCTCAATCTTGCAAACTTTGTTTTCAGAAAAAGGGAACTCAAATCTAGAAAAGATAGTACCTGTTGAGAATAACCCAAGTAATAAATGACAAAAGAGTCAGTCCTCAAACCTAGGCCTTGAGACTCCATGCTGCCTTGTTTAAAAGTAAAGTAATTTGGCATTCAGACATTGTTTTCCTGAAAACATTCTAGCAGAACAATAGTTCCCAGACTAGCTTCCAAGTTATCTATAGAAATACTGCGTAATTAAGAGTAGGAATCTATTCTGATGCTCTAAGGGTAATTATGCAAAACAAGGTAAAGTTAATGAAGAAACTGTTGTTTATTAAACTGGTGTTTGGAAAAAGATTACTTTAAAgatggaaagaggagaaaaggaacTTTTTGCAGCTTCCAAAAGTGACTTTTGGATATTTGCAAGGCCTGGGGAGGTTTATGGCACTGACTTGttatctatttttctattaaCATTAAATTGTTAATGGCCCTTTTTTCTCATTGATAAAAatataaccttagtcctaacaggTCCAATCCCAACCAGTCTGCAACCACATAATGCAGCAAGAGTTGGGAGAGAAgtgaatggaaaaggaaaaaggaagagcaaGGCTTGTAGGAGATGTTCAGACTGGGGGCTAGGGAAACCTTGGATTCAGCAGTTCTCTCCTTGCTGGCCTTCAGGTGGCACTATTAACCCAAGATTGCTTGGCTGGTGTTCAAAATGGTAAATGGTTTGAGGTTGACATTCTGCAATTGGTTTAAGGTCAGCCTGTGTTCTTTTTATGGATCTTGAAATGGGCCTTAAAACATGtgagtttgtttattttcttgcaagcgtgattttgaaattttatcagATGAACAGagcccctgcccctcacctgaTGTGCCTCTTCGCTTGTGTGTGGGAGCTTCTTTTCTCTGCTGGTGGCAGTTCTTTGGCATTTTGATTTCCTCCCACTCTCTtggcattttcatttttgtacccTTTTTGATAATCTCATCTAAATAATGTGTAATTCACCTTTAAGAATCATGTGTGAAAATTTGAATAGCTCTTTTAGCACATTGCTGTTTTAGAGTTGTTAGTTCTTCAAGATAAATATgccttttttcctttggaaatcaGCTCCTTTTTTTCCCAGCTGAACTTTCCCCTAAATAGCCTTTTAGTCAGCAAAGATTCTCATCTCATTATTAGAATTTCACATAAATTGGAATATTCTGTAAGCAGTAACCCACATCTGATTTAGAATACAATGACCTTATTATTCCACCAGcaacattcttaatttttatgtatctCCTATGTACCTTTTGATGTCCTTTTTCTTTGTCTTGTGAGAATTGACCCCTgtggcactctaccaccaagccacattcccaaccctttttatttttattttgagacaggtctacCTCAGCCTttctagtcactgggattacaggcatgtgccatttcACCCAGCTTTGTCTGTTAGCTGTAATTTTTGCATATCATATTAtcaggtgtgtgtgcatgagcgTGTTTTGCTAAGGATTAAAGGCAGGGCCTCATATTTGCTAGGGAAGCtctactgagctatgtccctatcCTCCTGGTTATCATTCTTATACCCATTTCAACACTCTGTGCCTCTGAGGAAAAAGTTTTTCAGCTAGTAATAACTTAGCTAGTTTTCTAAGTAATATCACCGTTCCCAAGTGCCTTCTGTTTAGGAATAAAATGAATCTTTTGAAATGTTGATCCTTATTTGAGCTGTTGAACTTTTATTTCTGTAGGACTACTATCTTTTCCCCAAGTGGCTCTCAGTCTCTAGGCAGAATTCAATCCAGTAACCTAGAGGCCAAATGACCTCATAACTCATTAACAGTTCTCAGAGCCATCTGGTGCCCTTGAGGAGAATAGTGTTCAAAGGCCTGATAATAAAGACGACAACAGCATAATTATTTCTCTGCCATGATTGCACCTTTAGATGGCAAGCAGTCAGCATATTTATTTGCAGATTGCTTAGGTGGTGGTTTTTAAAGGTGTAATAACAAAGCTGTGGTAGAATGACTTGTTTCCCTATCCTCTTCATCCATCCTGCAAAATAGATAAACTATAAGCAAACACCTACTGAATCACAAAGTAGTTCTCATTTGTAAAAAGGGCAGTACattaaagaaatgatattttgtgaatacaaaatgtgaaaattcaaaatgaaaagcatGCAAAGGAAACAGCTGTTTGGGCTGTGGATGTTTCTCAACTCCAAAGCATGTCTTGCCAAAAGGTGATTCATGAGTGGCTTGCTATATCTTCATTGTCTAAAGCGTTCATTAGATAAGCTCAGAATTTCTTACACTAAcctgtttttcttctcattttctgtaGGGAGTCTCCTAGATGCTCAAGAAATGTCTTCGCTTTCAGAATATGCTTTGCGCATGACTCGTCTGAGTGCTCGGCTCTTTGGTGAAGTTGCCAGGCCAACTGATTCCAAATCCATGAAAGTAGTGAAACTATTCAGTGAGCAGCCACTGGCCAAGAAGAAGGAGACTTACGACTGGTATCCAAATCACAACACATATTTTGGTCTCATGGGCACACTGCGTTTTCTTGGCCTCTACAGGTGAtgacaaaaaaacacaaagaggACCCTGTGAGAGATGCTCTTAGCgtattatcaaaagaaaaaagtcagccTTTCAGCTAATAAGGTGGCCTTCCTATCCTTATATTTCTGTGGTTCTTACAAGAGAGCCCAGATAGTTCAAAAGGTGTACTTAATGGGAACAGGTTGCTGTCAAAATATCTATGAGCAAAccaaaaaagaggaaatacatgCTTGTTGGCAAACAATTAGGCCTAAAACATGACTGATATAGAATTTATAGTGAGCTGtagagagatttttaaatattcattaaccTAAGAACACTAAAAAGAATGCAGAGAAAAACTGGTCCAAATTCTGAGGAAGAAAACCCCAGGAGTGCCACAGTTGCCCAGGCAGCAGGTTCTTGACGAACAGAGTCCCTGCCCCACACCTGATCTGCCTCTTGGAGGGTGTGTGGGAGCCTCCTTTCTCTGCTGGTGGCAGTTTTGTTGGCATTCTCTTTTCCTCCTACTCACTTCTGACATTTTGTACCTTTCTGATATATTAATTTGATCGAATTAAGCTGTAGTTCACCTTTAAGGATAACGTATAAATCACACGGGCTGTTAACACTATGCATGTGTACATTTGGGTAAATTCAGGAAGTGAGTGCTTAGGATTAGACCtctagaaagagaaaagataaaatacctatgtaatcatttttcctttttttgttaaatatttttagtggtaAATGGACatggtacctttattttatttatttacatggtgctgaggttgaacgcagtgccccacatgtgctaggtaagcgctgtaccactg
This genomic interval from Marmota flaviventris isolate mMarFla1 chromosome 1, mMarFla1.hap1, whole genome shotgun sequence contains the following:
- the Mrps33 gene encoding small ribosomal subunit protein mS33 codes for the protein MSSLSEYALRMTRLSARLFGEVARPTDSKSMKVVKLFSEQPLAKKKETYDWYPNHNTYFGLMGTLRFLGLYRDEHQDFKDEQKRLKKLRGKGKPKKGEGKRATKKK